The genomic segment GGCTCGACTCTACACAACGCCATCCGCGCATGGCGTGGATCTACCCGGGGATACCGAACAACGACCGACGGTGGGTGCCGACCGTTGGCCGGCACGCCATGGCGCTTACCAGCGCGGCGTCTTGGTCAGCGGCGGTGCCTGGTGCTGGCGGTCGTAGGCGCGCAGTTCGTCGCGGATGTGCGCGATGCGCTGGCGGCCCAGGGCATTGCGGCTGTCATCCAGCACCACGCCATCCAGCAGTTCGGCCATCCGCTGCACGGTCGGCAGCATCTTCTCCCAGGCGTCCAGCGCGGTCAGCGGCGCGGGCAGGGTCAGGAAGAAGGCGATCGCCGGGGTTTCCATGGCGCGGATATTGGCCATGTCGAAGCTGCCCGGTTTCATGATGCTGGCCATCGAGAAGATCGGGCCGCGCTCGGGATGGGCCTCCACCAGGCGGTGGAAGACATTCATGTGGCCAAACACCAGGCCGGTCTTTTCGGCCGCGACCACGATGTCCTCGCCGCGCAGCTGCTCGCCGGCGCGGGCGGCCACGAACAACGAGACGATCTTGTCGAAGTCCTGGGTGGCGCGCTTGCCGAGATCGCTGGCCCCGGCGTCGGTGTCGGCCAGGCCGAGTTCGGCCTGCTCGCCTTCGCCGCCCATGCCCGGTTCGACCCGGCCATCGGCCACGGCGACGCCATCCTCGCCCAGCACCGGCTCGCGGCGCTCGCCACTGCTTGGCTCCGCGCTTTCCACGCGGCGCCCCTGGGGCTTCTTCTTCGGACGGCCAAACAGGAAGATCGCGGCGATCAACAGCAGGCCGGCGGCCAGGATGCCGATGCGCAACAGTGCCGTGTCGGACATTCGATAGGTTCTCCGGCTAGTTCATTCAGGTAACTAGGATGGCACGTCAGGCCGCGCCCGCCAATCGCGCGGCTTCTTCCAGGTCCACGCTGACCAGGCGGCTGACGCCCGGCTCGCGCATGGTCACGCCCGACAGCTGGTGGGCGGCTTCCATCGTGGCCT from the Stenotrophomonas maltophilia genome contains:
- the zipA gene encoding cell division protein ZipA produces the protein MSDTALLRIGILAAGLLLIAAIFLFGRPKKKPQGRRVESAEPSSGERREPVLGEDGVAVADGRVEPGMGGEGEQAELGLADTDAGASDLGKRATQDFDKIVSLFVAARAGEQLRGEDIVVAAEKTGLVFGHMNVFHRLVEAHPERGPIFSMASIMKPGSFDMANIRAMETPAIAFFLTLPAPLTALDAWEKMLPTVQRMAELLDGVVLDDSRNALGRQRIAHIRDELRAYDRQHQAPPLTKTPRW